A DNA window from Hydractinia symbiolongicarpus strain clone_291-10 chromosome 6, HSymV2.1, whole genome shotgun sequence contains the following coding sequences:
- the LOC130648106 gene encoding uncharacterized protein LOC130648106, whose translation MDDYLDCMKTVGEAVSIAKTVTEAWKSCSFRLTKWLSNSCEILECFPSTETAFNFNLDLNKLPTDRVLVVNKASLETKRGILSLTSSIFDPLGILTPFILEGKLIIQSLWKSKVDWDEEIPTELKTRWLSWRSELEKLTSINIPRWYKLQSVNQLIQLHIFSDALINAYGAVAYLRIQETHTVNVTFVMGKYGVAPLNPKSLTIPKLELQAAFLARRMRESKYSDVNSWRFVPGTLNPTDNATRYVPLSPTENSRWLTGTLFLIEGQCNWPDQSQNVNQSEEDADITNFQSTSNAIPEKKSFIKWQSYSDWQKLCRHIAWIIKLEPNWLLLRRGGSEKFDYLTVDEIEATKLQLYSISQQESYPSEFENLQSHKELPKRSPLVALRPMMQNNLIRVGGRTGLIDILFESKHQVIISPKHYIARLIIQHIHHTKSNIFQTTPLSSTVLSVIIHLHDMDLIWIMDLYYARRE comes from the exons ATGGATGATTATCTGGATTGCATGAAAACGGTAGGCGAAGCCGTATCGATTGCAAAAACCGTGACAGAAGCATGGAAAAGTTGTAGCTTTCGTTTAACAAAATGGCTATCAAATTCTTGTGAAATTCTTGAGTGTTTTCCAAGTACCGAAACCGCGTTCAACTTCAACCTAGATTTAAACAAATTACCGACTGATAGAGTACTTG TTGTCAACAAGGCATCACTTGAAACTAAAAGAGGTATATTAAGTTTAACAAGTTCAATATTTGACCCACTTGGTATCTTAACACCATTCATTTTAGAAGGAAAACTTATCATCCAATCTTTGTGGAAATCCAAAGTAGACTGGGATGAAGAAATACCAACCGAATTAAAAACAAGGTGGTTGAGCTGGAGAAGTGAACTGGAAAAACTAACATCGATCAACATTCCTCGATGGTACAAACTACAATCCGTTAATCAGTTGATTCAACTACATATTTTTTCCGATGCTTTAATCAATGCATATGGTGCTGTTGCATATCTACGTATTCAGGAAACGCATACTGTCAATGTAACATTCGTGATGGGAAAATACGGAGTCGCCCCGTTGAATCCGAAATCTCTCACAATACCAAAATTAGAATTACAAGCTGCTTTCTTGGCTAGAAGAATGAGAGAATCAAAA TATTCTGACGTCAATTCGTGGCGTTTTGTACCAGGAACTCTAAACCCAACAGACAATGCTACAAGATATGTACCACTATCACCGACCGAGAATTCCAGATGGTTAACCGGTACATTGTTCTTAATCGAAGGGCAATGCAATTGGCCAGATCAAAGCCAAAATGTCAATCAAAGTGAAGAGGACGCAGATATTACCAACTTTCAGTCAACCAGTAATGCAATACCAGAGAAAAAATCCTTTATCAAATGGCAAAGTTATTCCGATTGGCAAAAACTCTGTCGCCACATTGCGTGGATTATCAAATTAGAACCAAATTGGTTGTTATTAAGGAGGGGAGGATCTGAAAAATTTGATTACCTAACCGTTGATGAAATTGAAGCAACAAAGTTACAGTTGTATAGCATCTCACAACAAGAATCCTACCCATCAGAATTCGAAAACCTACAATCACACAAGGAACTACCAAAAAGATCACCACTTGTAGCTTTGAGACCAATGATGCAGAACAATTTGATTCGTGTTGGAGGAAGAACTGGTTTAATCGATATACTATTTGAGTCGAAACACCAAGTGATAATCTCGCCGAAACACTACATTGCACGACTCATAATTCAACACATTCATCATAcaaaatcgaatatatttcaaacg ACTCCTTTAAGCTCAACAGTGTTATCAGTGATCATCCACCTACATGATATGGATTTGATATGGATTATGGATTTATATTATGCGAGAAGAGAATAA